A single window of Vigna unguiculata cultivar IT97K-499-35 chromosome 1, ASM411807v1, whole genome shotgun sequence DNA harbors:
- the LOC114178169 gene encoding uncharacterized protein LOC114178169, producing MEAAYRKGTRGSFKGKLVPFYRNNAPKPSSTMQYKATDIKPNHYSSPPPTLGFVVPQDYATTKRDPKVRIKVADSWSNLEELYGFPGDESVDKKAEIYIAMVQKRLMLERLNA from the coding sequence ATGGAGGCTGCATACAGAAAGGGCACCAGAGGGTCCTTTAAAGGAAAATTGGTGCCTTTCTACAGAAACAATGCACCAAAACCTTCCTCAACCATGCAATACAAAGCCACAGATATTAAGCCAAATCACTATTCTTCTCCTCCTCCCACTCTAGGGTTCGTGGTGCCTCAGGACTATGCCACCACAAAGAGAGACCCAAAGGTTCGCATTAAGGTAGCAGATAGTTGGAGCAATTTGGAAGAGTTATATGGTTTTCCTGGAGATGAAAGTGTGGACAAAAAGGCTGAAATATACATCGCTATGGTTCAAAAACGTTTAATGCTTGAGCGATTGAACGCATAA